A stretch of DNA from Glycine max cultivar Williams 82 chromosome 18, Glycine_max_v4.0, whole genome shotgun sequence:
cattaattttcataattaatatttaataatcaaataatgttaatctatgaaataaaatatcaaataacatATTACTCTCTAGTAACAAAATGCTAAATCGCATATGATCATTGtgaaaatcaaattaactttttttttttttaccgattTACCTATTTATGTGATAAGTGTTCACGATCATCAatgaaataatttcttattttattataaagagttacttattttaaaaattgaaaattttgaattagacAAGTATTTCTTAAGTTaggtttgtttaaacttaaaaaaaataactttaaaatatttttttgaaaaataaatagaatttatttattaaaataatcagaaaactatttttttaaacagaaacattttatacaaatatattaaaaaacataaaattaattattttattaaaataaacacttattttaacaaataaatttgaacAAATTCACATTTCTTTCAGCTTTACGTTATAGTTTTTGTTTCTTGTAGTGTTAGTGTTAGGTTAATAGATTTTACTCACGAGTgcctaaaaaaatcaataaaaaacttaatgaataaaatacttctattaaaaattatgataagagTACTTGCtttaattcatatataaataaaaataattaatttcatgttaattaaaaaaattagttgatattatttaatttttaaatctcaagtaaaagataaatttatttttaaaatattttgttattaaaacttgctataataaataaaaaggaatcattagaaataattaaaattaaataaaaaaataattttaaaaagatgatattaaataaaataaaataaaattaattaagtttatttatatttaagttaatatacaagattgttttttttttgtttgtttatatgAATCTAAAGGAAATACTATATTCATTGCCTATTGACTTTTTACAAATCACAAGATACCACGGGTCTTCGTGCTGTGGCAATTTGTCACAAGAATAATTATGCAATAAAGACAGCACATGATATGCATTAAAGAGATCTAgtacattatttaattttagtataaatCAGAGATGGGAATATATAAGAGCATCATTAACTGCCGAACTGTATTGCGTTAATCTCACTGACAAattcttaaaaagaaataaagtgaaGAGTGATCATTATTGTTTAACTTAACAACCCTTAATTTATAGGGTTGGGAATATAGAACAGGTCCTCCCACCTACATCAGATTTAGGATAGGttagattttcttttataaatgtaGTAGTCAATAAGGTCAAGTTTTTTTACAAACTAGGCTTTAGactatttgaaaatattttaaaagtaaatataaacaataattttattatattatttgtttataatatattaaagctatatatttatttttatttttatttttaatattaagcaTCTTGAccttataaatttattgaaagataGACTTAAGTTTTAAGTAAAAGTGTTATTACAAAATAGGTTGATAAACAGGTTATATAAAGTcaaattaaaccttaaaaatagacttctattatataaataagttaaaGTCTTATAAACTCTAAACTGCCTAATTCTATTATTACTCAATAAAGGATCCACTTAAacataaagtaattaaaactcaagttttaagaaaaaaaattattattaatttttattaaacaaaaagatcttatatgttgacaatatatatatatatatatatgtatgtatgttgataaaaaaaagatctactttataattatcttatttaaattaaaatatttacaaaaattattttagacatTGCTTAATGATGGATCTGTCCTGATTCAGTCTAACATATTTTCACTCGTTCTTAttcaaacaattatatatacttAAGAAAAATGTAAGTTAGGAACCTAAAAAATTAACGTTAAAGATGGTTATCTTATTGGACAACTTGTATATAAGAGTAGATAAATATGTCTGAAATTTCAACTTAAAACCTAATACAAACTAGATTTATTCTTAATAGCAAACAACTTTTCCTTCTTAAAACTGATTATACACCTGGTTTTCTCTCGCACCAAGAAAAAAATCACATGTAAAtcctttatattaaaaaaatgtcaacatTATTATTACCCCAAAACAAGATAGACTGTGAAGTGGTACAAAGAGACAGAGCACAAGGTAAAGTAAAGTATAAGTAAGTAAAACAGCTCATCCTCTAGAATTTGATGTTACCTATGTATTCGctctttttgttcatatttctTTCTTACACACAAAGATAAGATGAGTGGTAAAAAAGGGTAAGTCAAGAGGAGAAAGGGATTAAAAACAAGAGTAgatcttattataaaaatattttataatattatttaattataaataatcatttaaattattttaaaaaataagaaacttattatacataataaattataattaaataattgtgtaatttttttacattataaatacataattctcttctgttaaaaaaacacagaagagaattttttttgttttattagtttttaattatttgaatgatAATTTCTATTAACTATATTCAATAGTACTTAATATAATGTTGaacaattaaaattctaatataattttaatacatCATTAATTGTTAAATACAATATTTCTCCCTTCTTCTTTTCCTATATAACTTTAAATACATTAATATTAAAGATTTGGTCAAATTCCTTTCaacatttctctttttattttctttccctaTATCAATCTcattaattattgtaaataCATTATTTATCCATACCAGCAAGTCGCTATATCGATATTATGGTAATCCAACAATACATTCGCAAACACTCTGTTGTATATTGACActccttttatataaaaaaaaatacattatactatctatctatataaGAGAGttattataaacattaaaagGTAAGATAATTGGGccataataataactttttttactgTAATTTGAGATATAATGAAAGGTGTATTCAATGTATGTTATGTCATATTCTTAAAAAAGACTTTTTCTGCATATCGGAATAATTTTCCAAGAAAGATGTAAcaagagaaaatagaaaatagacaGAACACCAAATCTTGTACTCCTTAAGCTTAAGCAAGTTTGAGATATGTCAGATCTCAAAAATCCAGTGTTTCTGTTTCGTCGTTTTTTTTTACCGTTAATATCTTTTGCCGCCGAAAAATTGACAGCCACTCTCAACCGTCTGATCCACAAATCCCCAACATTTGTGAGGGTCCACCTCATGCAGTGGACCCCACCGACACCGTTGCTAATTTccaaataatgaaaaaagttttttttctctctttctctctctctatgcTCTTGTACGTTCCCCCACCACCATCCCTTGGAGTCACACCAAAGCCACTGTGATTCCATTCCATCTCTTcacaatttctattttttttcttctctttttctctgaATACCTCTAAAGTTTCCATTTTTCTGACATGGgtatctcttattttctctgttTCTCTTAGTTTCAATCTTCTCTTCTTGTCTCTTTGGACTTGTCACGTGTGGGGTGCCATCATGTGTTTGTGTTGAAGAATCTGtgaagtgtgtgtgtgtgtgtgtgtgtgtgtgtgtgtttctataTGCTGTGGTGCTGCTTCTGTTGCTACTTGTGCTTATAGCTTTTGGGGTTTGTGTGTTGTGGATTGGATTTTGGGTTGGAGATGTTGGGTTCAGGTACCAATTTGGTGACCACGGTCATTGGGTTTGGGATGAGTGCCACTTTCATTGTGTTTGTGTGCACCAGAATCATTTGTGGGAGGCTAAGAGGGGGTGTTGAATCTCGGATGATGTACGAGATTGAATCAAGAATTGATATGGAACAGGTAAGTTTGGCTGTGCCTTTTTCCTTCCTTTGCCCCTTTTTCCCGTTTACTGTTTTTTGCTTGTGAACGTGGCTAGATTTTGAGTGCTATGTtcaatttttatgaaacttATCAATATTGGAATCTATTTTATTTGGTCATGATTCTTTTGGTTATTGTTCTGATCCGGAACTTAGTGTATGAGGAATGAGGATAGCTGCAATTTTTTGCTGTTTTTTGTAACTTTTGATTCTGATGCAAATGCTGCATTCTGTTTCCAAAAGTAAACCTGCGACTTGGCTGTAAACTTTCAATAAGATGTAGAGAATTGGGTATTTGTATCAATGAATGTGTATACTGCCCCTTAATATTGATTGTCATTTGTCTTGGTTAGATACTAAGATGTACAGAAATGTTCTAATTGTACTGTAGTGGAGACTTTTCCATTGTTAATAACAACAATGAAGCCTTATCCCACAAGATGAGTTCAACTACATAGATCGCACAATGACATTTGGCTTGGTTAAAGACCAAATCTTCACAGATAGCAACATTATATTCGGGTGCTGATGCAGTGGCTCTAACTCATTTGACACAGTACTGTAGCCATATACAACACTTTACTTCTGGATAACAACCTAGCATTAGCAAAAATCTGTTGTGTGTGATCCATGTCCCGTATATCGACAAGTTTTATGTTAACTGCCTAGAGCCTGATACAATCCTCCTCCTTTACTTGGGCTTGGGACTGGCTATGAAACTATAGGCGGTGTTACTTTTTCATTGTTAATGTTTCATATAATTTCAAGCTCATGAATTTGAATGTTTCTTGACCCTCCAAATATAATAGTTGATCACAAGAGAATACTTTGTCTAATTTGTAATTTAGTTTATGTCATTCTGCACTGTTAAGGTTGGTTgctttagattttaatttttcattgtttACTGATAGCCAGAACATCATGTTAATGACCCTGAATCCGATCCTGTTCTTCTTGATGCAATCCCTACTTTGAAGTTCAACCAAGAGGCTTTCAGTTCCCTTGAACACACACAGTTaagttttagtctctcaattGTAGGTCATAGAGAACAAGTTCCACATATTTTCCTTGACAGAAGATTTTAAACTGATACAATAATATTCTTACTAGTAAAcattgttctttttatttttgttacaagAGCTCATGATATACAAGCAGCACTTTGATAGATATATAACTGAGGTTGCTTCTACAGGTGTGTAATATGTTTGGCAGATTACAGAGAAAGAGAAGTATTGCGCATCATGCCCAAATGTGGCCACACTTTTCATCTTTCTTGCATTGATATATGGCTGAGGAAACAATCCACCTGTCCAGTATGCCGTCTGCCGTTGAAAAACTCTTCCGAAACGAAACATGTGAGACCTGTGACATTTACCATGAGCCAATCCCTTGACGAGTCTCACACATCAGACAGAAACGATGATATTGAGAGATATGTTGAACCTACACCTACTGCAGCCAGTAACTCTTTACAACCAACTTCAGGAGAACAAGAAGCAAGGCAATGATCTTAGAGAACTAAAGGGGTTGTTCTGCTCAAAAAGAGAAGAATGTAGAATTTCTGCTTCTATAGAGGAATGCTTCTAATTATAGATTGGATTCAAATTCTTTGTCTGTAATATGGCCTTCATATTCACTTGGTGGTGTAAATATGTTTCCTTTTGTAGCATATGCGGGCCAAGGTTTTGGTGGAATTTCTTGCATACCGATTTGAAGTTCTTTTGTCTATGGTATCGCTTACTCAAGCAAGCACACTGCTCTTGTTAATGCTTAACAGATTAAACAAATGGttgattacatattttttttcttgtacaattatttttagtagcaaattttttctatataatGCTTATTGTTCTTATCATAGGTTATTAGGATGGATCTAGAAAATTTGGATAGtgggaaagaaataaaatcattaaaatcataatttttttttcgtatCAGTATGAAACATAAACAGAATATTATGATGTTGTATTGATACACAATAGATTATTATGATGATGTATTGATACTTACTAAGAAAAGACTTGGTATGTTACTATTTACTACAATAATTGTGATTTACTTGCATtacatgagtttttattttttcagaacTAGAAATGTGTCTAATAACTGATTAAGCAATCAGATCTCCCATTTATaacaaatccatttttttataatattcatgGCAGAAAGTTCTTTCATTTGCAATTGGTTATACCAAATATATCTTCAAAACTGCTGGAGGTCCCCTGCAGCTACAACAATAACTGCACATTGAAATATTATACCAAATATA
This window harbors:
- the LOC100790202 gene encoding RING-H2 finger protein ATL5, encoding MLGSGTNLVTTVIGFGMSATFIVFVCTRIICGRLRGGVESRMMYEIESRIDMEQPEHHVNDPESDPVLLDAIPTLKFNQEAFSSLEHTQCVICLADYREREVLRIMPKCGHTFHLSCIDIWLRKQSTCPVCRLPLKNSSETKHVRPVTFTMSQSLDESHTSDRNDDIERYVEPTPTAASNSLQPTSGEQEARQ